From Salvia splendens isolate huo1 chromosome 16, SspV2, whole genome shotgun sequence, a single genomic window includes:
- the LOC121769960 gene encoding calcium uniporter protein 2, mitochondrial-like, giving the protein MALKKLLAQRFFGKSTITSAAVTNCRVSSPCTAALSKAMSSKNLASDPGDDGIFRRYIHRQAGAMSSVAAGLRFLPTGEKLLDRIREMDIARSRIERDGVRLETAAEKEEGEETRLTVKDAVKILKVSQLEIIKARLREIEKDQISYSELVSICSTECSSDDHAIEFAQMLDQSGSVIVLGNTVYIRPEQVVKAIRSLIPVSPHSLIESRMFQEMEKQKAAIDREARTLVQRELHGGLVYFAVQTAALMRLTFWELTWDVMEPICFFIASTHFMAAYAFFIRTSMEPTFEGFFHSRFLAKQKRLIKAHNFDIHKYNQLKKVYYCKPKPSESDHAAAFAY; this is encoded by the exons ATGGCGTTGAAGAAACTGCTAGCTCAGCGCTTCTTCGGCAAATCTACGATCACCAGCGCCGCCGTGACCAACTGCCGCGTCTCGTCCCCATGCACCGCCGCGCTCTCCAAGGCGATGTCGTCGAAGAATCTGGCATCCGATCCCGGCGACGACGGAATATTCCGACGATATATCCACCGGCAAGCGGGGGCGATGTCGTCCGTCGCCGCCGGCCTGCGGTTCCTCCCTACCGGGGAGAAGCTTCTGGACAGGATCCGAGAGATGGACATTGCTCGGAGCCGGATCGAGCGCGATGGCGTGAGGCTGGAGACGGCGGCGGAgaaggaggagggggaggagacGCGCCTGACGGTGAAGGACGCTGTGAAGATTCTCAAAGTTTCGCAGTTGGAAATTATCAAGGCGAGATTGAGGGAAATTGAGAAGGATCAGATTTCGTATTCGGAGTTGGTTTCAATATGTTCGACGGAATGCTCGAGCGACGATCACGCGATCGAATTCGCTCAAATGCTCGATCAATCTGGGAGCGTTATTGTGCTCGGCAATACCGTCTATATCAGGCCAGAACAG GTGGTGAAAGCCATCCGAAGCCTAATCCCAGTGTCCCCACACAGCCTAATCGAATCAAGAATGTTCCAAGAAATGGAGAAGCAAAAGGCAGCCATCGACAGAGAGGCTCGAACGTTGGTGCAACGCGAGCTTCACGGTGGATTAGTCTATTTTGCAGTCCAAACAGCCGCCTTGATGAGGCTGACATTCTGGGAGCTCACATGGGATGTGATGGAGCCAATATGTTTCTTCATCGCGTCCACGCACTTCATGGCCGCGTACGCCTTCTTCATACGAACCTCCATGGAGCCCACCTTCGAGGGCTTCTTCCACAGCCGCTTCTTGGCCAAGCAGAAGCGGCTCATCAAGGCCCACAATTTCGACATTCACAAGTATAATCAGTTGAAGAAAGTTTATTATTGCAAGCCTAAACCCTCCGAATCAGATCATGCTGCTGCATTTGCTTACTAG
- the LOC121771268 gene encoding pentatricopeptide repeat-containing protein At2g01390-like, which yields MGIQISINRSRSSSLRPPPPRTISDPTPNASTSSADPDLTSYEAACLSDPQLRSFDSSVQLRTTRAINSIALSLDSRALSLDSLSQVTECLLETNQEVVKIILHNKRDVWNNPELSDLVNDYFENSLLTLDFCTALDACLKRAGHIESIVNVALRKFQEEHYAAADERNYARTLEELSNFRAAGDPFTEEFFRAFNSIHSRQSQMLERLHAKKRKLDRKLKRLKAWRRVSNVIFVAAFASVLICSVVAAAVSAPPVVTALAAAAAVPLGSMGKWLNSLWKNYERDLRGQTEILTSMQIGSYIALNDLDSIKRLVEKFHIVIESLLANAEFAMRGDEAVVVAVDEIRQEVDSFIKTIQELRDRANKCTQETRMARTLILRKIMNHPSGSNQDIVISRAFTSQEHIQQRKHVKYSSPKYKKSPTSKSSIKKHDVETETYARQRITKIYNILKYSTWDSAKEQLENLSVKWDSYTVNQVLKTHPPMEKAWLFFNWAASRKSFRHDHYTYTTMIDIFGEARRISPMMYVFNQMKEKGIKIDVVTYTSLMHWISNDGDVDGAIDLWREMRVKGCRPTVVSYTAYMKILLDSKRVDVAAGVYKEMLESGLSPNCHTHTVLMEYLASSGKFSEAIEIFYKMQDAGVLPDKATCNILIEICCNTGEIWAMVKILEFMKENFLVLRNPVYQKALKTFKFAGESDTLLRQVNRHFSAEYSDEDDIVLHSSEIGMEDGLALNFMNKKNLVAIDSLLTDMADQGVQLDSKVVSDIIEVNIARQRQDGALLAYDYSVKWGINIERSAYLALIGFSIRANSFNKVLEIVEKMVKQGLSLGTQLNSLLIYRLGCGREVASAEKVFDLLPDKEKSSAEYTALISAYFSCGNASKGLETFNIMQSKCGKVALGTYCVVVAGLEKCGKARELEHYRKEKKSLEVERCSTNISVEETICNLLFAGDFIARRAR from the exons ATGGGTATCCAAATCAGCATCAACCGCAGCCGCAGCAGCTCCCTCCGCCCGCCGCCGCCTCGAACCATCTCAGACCCCACCCCGAATGCCTCCACCTCCTCTGCAGACCCCGACCTCACCTCCTACGAAGCCGCCTGCCTCTCCGATCCACAACTCCGGAGCTTCGACTCCTCCGTCCAGCTCCGCACTACCCGCGCAATCAACTCCATCGCCCTCTCCCTCGATTCCCGCGCCCTCTCCCTCGATTCCCTCAGCCAGGTCACCGAATGCCTCCTCGAGACCAACCAGGAAGTCGTCAAAATCATCCTCCACAACAAGCGCGACGTCTGGAACAATCCCGAACTCTCCGATCTCGTCAACGATTACTTCGAAAACAGCCTCCTAACCCTAGATTTCTGCACCGCACTCGACGCCTGCCTCAAGCGCGCCGGCCATATCGAGTCGATCGTCAATGTAGCCCTAAGGAAGTTCCAGGAGGAGCACTACGCCGCCGCCGACGAGAGGAATTACGCCAGAACTCTCGAGGAATTGAGCAATTTCAGAGCGGCGGGCGATCCATTCACGGAGGAATTTTTTAGGGCTTTCAATTCCATCCACTCGCGGCAGTCTCAGATGCTCGAGAGATTGCACGCCAAGAAGCGGAAGCTCGATCGTAAGCTGAAGCGGCTCAAGGCGTGGAGACGAGTCTCCAACGTGATATTCGTAGCAGCTTTTGCCTCTGTGCTGATATGCTCTGTGGTTGCCGCCGCCGTGTCTGCTCCGCCGGTGGTGACTGCTTTGGCGGCTGCGGCGGCCGTGCCCCTGGGGTCAATGGGGAAATGGCTGAACTCACTGTGGAAGAACTACGAGAGGGATTTGAGGGGACAGACAGAGATACTCACCTCAATGCAGATAGGGAGCTACATAGCGCTGAATGATTTGGATAGCATAAAGAGGCTGGTGGAGAAGTTTCACATAGTGATCGAGTCGTTGCTGGCGAATGCTGAGTTTGCGATGAGAGGGGACGAGGctgtggtggtggcggtggatgAGATCAGGCAGGAGGTGGATAGCTTCATCAAGACTATACAGGAGCTCCGAGACAGAGCCAACAAGTGCACGCAGGAGACAAGGATGGCGAGGACTTTGATACTGCGGAAGATCATGAATCATCCCTCGGGCTCCAATCAAGATATTG TGATCTCTAGGGCTTTTACCTCACAGGAACATATCCAGCAGAGAAAACATGTAAAATATTCCAgtccaaaatataaaaaatctcCTACCTCTAAATCATCAATCAAGAAGCATGATGTGGAGACAGAAACTTATGCAAGGCAAAGAATCACCAAAATCTACAACATTTTGAAGTACTCAACCTGGGATTCTGCTAAAGAACAGCTGGAAAACCTCTCTGTGAAATGGGATTCCTACACTGTCAACCAAGTCCTCAAGACTCACCCTCCAATGGAAAAAGCTTGGCTCTTTTTCAACTGGGCTGCCAGCAGGAAAAGTTTCAGGCACGATCATTATACCTACACTACTATGATTGATATTTTTGGGGAGGCGAGGCGGATTTCTCCGATGATGTATGTTTTCAATCAAATGAAGGAGAAAGGGATCAAGATTGATGTTGTTACGTACACTTCGCTGATGCATTGGATATCGAATGATGGGGATGTTGATGGAGCGATTGATTTGTGGAGGGAGATGAGGGTGAAGGGTTGCCGACCGACTGTTGTTTCGTACACTGCGTACATGAAGATTTTGTTGGATAGTAAAAGAGTGGATGTAGCTGCTGGTGTCTACAAAGAGATGCTGGAGTCTGGCCTGTCGCCAAATTGCCACACGCACACGGTTCTTATGGAGTATCTTGCATCTTCTG gTAAGTTTTCTGAAGCCATTGAGATATTTTACAAAATGCAAGATGCCGGTGTGCTACCTGATAAAGCTACATGCAATATTTTAATTGAAATCTGTTGTAACACTGGGGAAATATGGGCAATGGTGAAAATTCTTGAATTCATGAAGGAAAATTTCTTAGTCCTCCGAAATCCTGTTTATCAAAAAGCACTAAAAACTTTTAAATTTGCTGGGGAGAGCGACACACTTCTGAGGCAAGTCAATCGGCACTTCTCTGCAGAGTACTCTGATGAAGATGATATAGTGTTGCACAGTAGTGAAATTGGTATGGAGGATGGCCTTGCATTGAACTTCATGAATAAGAAGAATCTTGTTGCTATTGACTCCTTGCTTACTGACATGGCGGATCAGGGTGTTCAGTTAGACTCTAAGGTGGTCTCAGATATTATTGAGGTAAACATTGCTCGTCAAAGACAAGATGGAGCTTTATTGGCATATGATTATAGTGTGAAATGGGGCATAAATATTGAAAGAAGTGCCTATCTTGCTTTAATAGGCTTCTCAATTAGAGCAAATTCATTCAACAAAGTGTTGgagattgttgagaaaatggtaAAGCAAGGTCTTTCTCTTGGCACACAGCTGAATTCTCTTTTGATATATCGTCTTGGCTGTGGAAGAGAAGTTGCTTCTGCTGAGAAAGTGTTTGATTTGTTGCCAGACAAAGAGAAGAGTAGTGCTGAATATACAGCTTTGATTAGTGCTTACTTCTCTTGTGGGAATGCTAGCAAGGGACTCGAAACATTCAACATTATGCAAAGCAAGTGTGGAAAAGTTGCCTTGGGAACTTATTGTGTCGTGGTAGCGGGTCTTGAAAAATGTGGTAAGGCTCGTGAGCTAGAGCACTAcaggaaagaaaagaagagtCTGGAAGTGGAAAGGTGCTCGACAAATATTTCAGTGGAGGAAACCATATGTAATCTTTTATTTGCTGGGGATTTTATTGCTCGTCGTGCTCGATAA